A window from Chloroflexota bacterium encodes these proteins:
- a CDS encoding glycosyltransferase family 2 protein, which yields MKLSVLVPLYNEDATCVDLLRRVDAVPVEKEIIVVDDGSRRSMAEEIRAALPTVRQFAHPQNRGKGAAIRTALAQATGDVVIIQDADSEYFPEDYVGLIRAYEQQAGAVVYGVRDLSGRDPLMRWGNWFVTFVTNVLFRSRLHDMETCYKLIDRQVMLALDLQGSGFEIEPEITAKLLRLGVPIVETPIRYEARTDGKKLTPMDGLPTVLMLFRCLRWRPAVPVPSRRAAAGGPVMSEPRPRA from the coding sequence GTGAAGCTCTCAGTTCTGGTTCCGCTCTACAACGAGGATGCTACCTGCGTCGATCTGCTGCGCCGGGTCGATGCCGTCCCCGTTGAGAAGGAGATCATCGTCGTGGACGATGGCTCCAGGCGGAGCATGGCCGAGGAGATCCGCGCGGCGCTGCCGACTGTGCGCCAGTTTGCCCATCCACAGAACCGGGGCAAGGGCGCGGCGATCAGAACGGCGCTGGCCCAGGCGACCGGCGACGTGGTCATCATCCAGGATGCCGACTCCGAGTACTTCCCCGAGGACTATGTGGGTCTGATACGCGCGTATGAGCAGCAGGCCGGGGCCGTGGTCTACGGCGTGCGCGACCTCTCCGGGCGCGATCCGCTGATGCGCTGGGGCAACTGGTTTGTGACCTTCGTCACCAACGTGCTCTTCCGGAGCCGCCTGCACGACATGGAGACCTGCTACAAGCTGATCGACCGCCAGGTGATGCTGGCGCTCGATCTGCAGGGCAGCGGCTTCGAGATCGAGCCGGAGATCACGGCGAAGCTCTTGCGGCTCGGCGTGCCGATCGTCGAGACGCCCATCCGCTACGAAGCCAGGACCGACGGCAAGAAGCTGACGCCGATGGACGGCTTGCCAACGGTCCTGATGCTCTTCCGCTGCCTGCGCTGGCGCCCGGCTGTGCCAGTCCCATCTCGTCGGGCGGCTGCTGGCGGCCCGGTCATGTCGGAGCCGCGCCCGCGCGCCTGA
- a CDS encoding fumarylacetoacetate hydrolase family protein — protein sequence MQIVRFRAADGAVTLGALRNERVVARFKPPVATLPELLRLPLTEFRAIVERTVALSSPPERDTTLLAPIDGQMEVWAAGVTYKRSEEARMEESGTPDVYSKVYNAERPEIFLKSTPRRVVGPDGVVVVRADSTWDVPEPELAVVVNAHAEIVGYTIGDDVSSRSIEGENPLYLPQAKMYLGACAIGPGITPAWEVPDPYDLAIWMAIERDGEVVWEGETRTSGLKRKLEELVHYLYREDEFPDGAIISTGTALVPDSPFTLEDGDLVDIAIDRLGSLRTTVARGKQGAVLSG from the coding sequence ATGCAGATCGTTCGATTCCGCGCAGCAGACGGGGCCGTCACGCTCGGTGCGCTGCGAAATGAGCGGGTGGTCGCCCGCTTCAAGCCGCCCGTCGCCACGCTTCCCGAACTGCTTCGGCTGCCGCTGACCGAGTTTCGGGCCATCGTCGAGCGCACCGTCGCCCTCAGCTCGCCGCCTGAGCGCGATACGACGCTGCTGGCCCCGATCGACGGCCAGATGGAGGTCTGGGCGGCCGGCGTGACCTACAAGCGCTCCGAAGAGGCCCGCATGGAGGAGAGCGGCACGCCAGATGTGTACAGCAAGGTCTACAACGCCGAGCGGCCGGAGATCTTTCTGAAGTCCACGCCGCGCCGCGTGGTCGGGCCGGACGGCGTGGTGGTCGTCCGCGCCGACTCGACCTGGGATGTCCCCGAGCCGGAGCTGGCGGTCGTGGTCAACGCCCACGCCGAGATCGTCGGGTACACCATCGGCGACGACGTCAGCTCGCGCAGCATCGAGGGCGAGAACCCGCTCTATCTGCCGCAGGCCAAGATGTACCTGGGAGCCTGTGCCATCGGTCCGGGCATCACGCCGGCCTGGGAGGTTCCCGACCCGTACGACCTCGCCATCTGGATGGCCATCGAGCGTGATGGTGAGGTCGTCTGGGAGGGCGAGACGCGGACCAGCGGCCTGAAGCGCAAGCTTGAGGAGCTGGTCCACTACCTCTACCGTGAGGACGAGTTCCCGGACGGGGCGATCATCTCGACGGGGACGGCGCTCGTTCCGGACAGCCCGTTCACGCTGGAAGATGGTGACCTTGTGGATATCGCCATCGACCGGCTCGGGTCGCTGCGAACGACGGTGGCGCGGGGGAAGCAGGGCGCGGTGCTGTCCGGCTGA
- a CDS encoding glucose 1-dehydrogenase, with translation MSLQVDLRGRRAIVTGGGRGIGRAIVLGLARNGADVAVVYRQDGASADATAAAARDFGVRAITIQASIGDGASSRDVVERVVAELGGVEILVNNAGVMTRIPFLELPEEEWRRVLGTNLDGNFLMGQAVARQMVASGTRGAIVNITSVNQTICSPNLAHYVVSKAGALALTRQMAFELAPYGIRVNAVAPGLTETDINRKDLADPAFREMRLGRIPLHRMADTDDHANAVVFLVSDAAKYVTGEFISPDGGATLIGPNPLPMQIEV, from the coding sequence ATGTCACTTCAGGTTGATCTGCGCGGACGCCGCGCCATCGTCACGGGCGGCGGACGCGGCATCGGACGGGCCATCGTGCTGGGGCTGGCCCGCAACGGCGCTGACGTGGCCGTCGTCTATCGGCAGGATGGCGCCTCCGCCGACGCGACGGCAGCAGCGGCTCGTGACTTCGGTGTGCGGGCCATCACGATACAGGCCAGCATCGGCGATGGCGCATCCTCCCGCGACGTTGTCGAGCGCGTCGTGGCCGAACTCGGCGGCGTGGAGATCCTCGTCAACAACGCCGGGGTGATGACCCGCATCCCCTTCCTCGAGCTGCCCGAGGAGGAGTGGCGGCGCGTCCTTGGCACCAACCTCGACGGCAACTTCCTGATGGGTCAGGCCGTCGCCCGTCAGATGGTGGCGTCGGGCACGCGCGGCGCGATTGTCAACATTACGTCGGTCAACCAGACGATCTGCTCCCCGAATCTCGCACATTACGTCGTGTCGAAGGCCGGCGCGCTGGCGCTAACTCGGCAGATGGCGTTTGAGCTTGCGCCCTACGGGATCCGCGTCAACGCTGTCGCGCCGGGCCTGACCGAGACGGACATCAACCGCAAAGACCTGGCCGACCCGGCCTTCCGGGAGATGCGGCTCGGCCGGATCCCGCTGCACCGCATGGCCGACACCGACGATCACGCCAACGCCGTCGTATTCCTGGTCTCCGACGCGGCGAAGTACGTCACCGGCGAGTTCATCAGCCCTGACGGCGGCGCGACGCTGATCGGGCCGAACCCGCTGCCGATGCAGATCGAGGTCTGA
- the cydC gene encoding thiol reductant ABC exporter subunit CydC, which yields MYFDWRLFALTRGLRWRIVVAALIGLAGMPLNLGRLALSGLALAAIIRGEPMNQILPTVALIALLVVGRGLVQLWKEDVANRTGAAMKVRLRTNLYEHVLALGPGRIDQQRSGGVALSLVDGVEALETFFGQYLPQLLVAALTPLIVFLFMLWLDLPTALIFLAFAVFTLVVPSLFHRLNAASALSRRDAYAALGNDFVDGVQGLPTLKAFGQSRAHGDLLADRARHLYRSTMFVLAANIVTSGVTVLGISAGAAAALAWGAIRVQQGTLELSVLLVVLMLGVEVFRPLRELVALYHRGMVAMSASTAIFEVFDARPDIVDPPAGPGVGHADLTPTVAFEGVRFRYPTRRGEALADLSFRLAAGKTLGIVGPSGAGKSTLVWLLLRFYDPESGRITIGGRDIREMPLADLRRMVAVVTQDTYLFYGTVADNLKIARPDASPAELEAAARAANAHDFILALPQGYDTVVGERGARLSGGQRQRLAIARALLKDAPILVLDEALSSVDAENEAVIQQALDRLQQGRTTLVIAHRLSSVVNADEIVVLREGQVVETGRHPGLLAAGGVYASLMAAQRAETTADVVVGDDMLDRATGDRPGASGAVPRDTEGPDQPTRPASASPSRPIPLLGLWARLLALVKPWTGTQVTVFLLGLAHAGAVVGLTVVSALLVRVAAAGGDLAPWLWSLGLLVALTGFLAWAESWLAHDLAYRLLAEMRIDMYRALDPLAPGYVLRRRTGDLVSAVTSDVETVEYFFAHTIAPAFVAVLVPAGVLIALGVMGWPLPLTLLPFLVAVGLSPVIGQRASLSAATEARERLGDVNAHIVDSVQGLRTVAAFGYGPGRLAEITAKGQQLSAAQLHFLHLQAIQSGIIEILTALGGLAVLVVGGYFAQSGQLAPTLVPLATLLALSSFGPVTDIAKVAKQLAETLAASRRVFAVHDEPVAVHDGSLRQLPEAVRAAPSVTFESVTFSYGPGLPPALCDVSFSIEAGQTVALVGRSGSGKTTAAHLILRFWDATDGRITVGGVNVRDLELDALRQQVGLVAQDTYLFNNSLGHNLRLARPAAPDADLDRVTTLANADGFIAQLPDGYETRVGERGAHLSGGQRQRIAIARALLKDAPILVLDEATSHLDAASELQVRGALDRLMRGRTTLVIAHRLSTIRNADKIVVLDRGRVVEQGTHDELVARGGVYARLVATQLGGIGVSLGNRSNATDSDVAITQNGVHHAAVADGSAAS from the coding sequence ATGTACTTCGACTGGCGGCTCTTCGCACTGACGCGCGGCCTGCGCTGGCGCATCGTCGTCGCGGCGCTGATCGGGCTGGCCGGCATGCCGCTCAACCTCGGCCGCCTGGCCCTCTCCGGCCTTGCGCTGGCCGCCATCATCCGTGGCGAGCCGATGAACCAGATCCTGCCGACCGTTGCGCTCATCGCGCTGCTGGTCGTCGGGCGCGGGCTGGTGCAGCTCTGGAAAGAAGATGTGGCGAACCGAACCGGGGCCGCGATGAAGGTCCGCCTGCGAACGAACCTCTACGAGCACGTCCTCGCGCTCGGACCCGGTCGGATAGACCAGCAACGCTCCGGGGGCGTCGCGCTCAGCCTCGTGGACGGCGTCGAAGCGCTGGAGACGTTCTTCGGCCAGTACCTGCCGCAGCTGCTGGTGGCGGCCCTGACCCCGCTGATCGTCTTCCTGTTCATGCTGTGGCTCGATCTCCCCACCGCCCTGATCTTCCTGGCGTTCGCCGTCTTCACCCTGGTCGTCCCGTCGCTGTTCCACCGCCTGAACGCTGCCAGCGCGCTGAGCCGGCGGGATGCGTACGCTGCGCTCGGCAACGACTTCGTCGATGGCGTCCAGGGCCTGCCGACCCTCAAGGCGTTCGGGCAGAGCCGCGCCCACGGCGACCTGCTGGCCGACCGCGCTCGCCACCTCTACCGCAGCACCATGTTCGTGCTGGCGGCGAACATCGTCACCAGCGGCGTGACGGTCCTCGGGATCTCGGCGGGCGCGGCGGCGGCCCTGGCCTGGGGGGCGATCCGCGTCCAACAGGGCACGCTGGAGCTGTCCGTGCTGCTGGTCGTGCTGATGCTCGGCGTCGAGGTGTTTCGGCCGCTGCGCGAGCTGGTGGCGCTCTACCATCGGGGGATGGTGGCGATGTCGGCCAGCACGGCCATCTTCGAAGTGTTCGACGCGCGCCCGGACATCGTCGATCCGCCAGCCGGGCCGGGTGTCGGCCACGCCGATCTCACGCCGACCGTCGCCTTCGAGGGCGTGCGGTTCCGCTACCCGACGCGGCGCGGCGAGGCGCTTGCCGATCTCTCCTTTCGGCTGGCAGCCGGCAAGACGCTGGGGATCGTCGGTCCGAGCGGGGCCGGGAAGTCCACGCTGGTCTGGCTGCTGCTGCGCTTCTACGATCCGGAGTCTGGTCGTATCACCATCGGCGGGCGCGACATCCGCGAGATGCCGCTGGCCGACCTTCGGCGGATGGTCGCCGTGGTTACCCAGGACACCTACCTCTTTTACGGGACGGTCGCCGACAACCTCAAGATCGCCCGGCCGGACGCCTCGCCGGCCGAGCTCGAGGCCGCTGCGCGCGCCGCCAACGCTCACGACTTCATCCTGGCCCTGCCACAGGGCTACGACACGGTGGTCGGCGAGCGGGGCGCGCGGCTGTCCGGCGGTCAGCGGCAGCGTCTCGCCATCGCCCGGGCGCTGCTGAAAGATGCGCCGATCCTGGTGCTGGATGAGGCTCTCTCCAGCGTCGACGCCGAGAACGAGGCGGTCATCCAGCAGGCGCTCGACCGGCTTCAGCAGGGCCGGACCACGCTGGTCATCGCGCACCGGCTGTCGAGCGTGGTCAACGCCGACGAGATCGTGGTGCTGCGCGAGGGGCAGGTGGTCGAGACGGGCCGCCACCCAGGCCTGCTGGCAGCCGGCGGCGTCTACGCCAGCCTGATGGCCGCTCAACGGGCCGAGACGACCGCCGATGTGGTCGTGGGCGACGACATGCTGGACCGTGCGACCGGCGACCGGCCGGGCGCGTCTGGCGCCGTCCCGCGAGACACGGAGGGCCCAGACCAGCCCACGCGGCCAGCCTCGGCCTCCCCCTCCCGGCCGATCCCGCTGCTCGGCCTCTGGGCGCGGCTGCTGGCATTGGTGAAGCCCTGGACCGGCACCCAGGTCACCGTCTTCCTGCTCGGGCTGGCCCACGCCGGCGCGGTGGTCGGTCTGACGGTCGTCAGCGCGCTGCTGGTGCGGGTGGCAGCGGCTGGCGGCGACCTCGCGCCCTGGCTCTGGTCGCTCGGCCTGCTGGTGGCGCTGACCGGCTTCCTGGCCTGGGCCGAGTCGTGGCTGGCGCACGATCTGGCCTACCGGCTCCTGGCCGAGATGCGCATCGACATGTACCGGGCGCTCGACCCCCTGGCCCCGGGCTACGTGCTGCGTCGCCGGACCGGCGACCTGGTCAGCGCCGTCACCTCGGACGTGGAGACGGTCGAGTACTTCTTCGCCCACACCATCGCGCCGGCGTTCGTGGCGGTGTTGGTGCCGGCCGGCGTGTTGATCGCGCTCGGCGTGATGGGGTGGCCGCTGCCCCTGACGCTGCTGCCGTTCCTGGTGGCGGTCGGCCTCAGTCCGGTCATCGGTCAGCGGGCGTCGCTCAGCGCGGCCACCGAGGCCCGCGAGCGGCTGGGCGACGTGAACGCCCACATCGTGGACAGCGTCCAGGGGCTCAGAACCGTGGCGGCCTTCGGGTACGGCCCCGGTCGGCTGGCCGAGATCACGGCGAAGGGGCAACAGCTCAGCGCGGCCCAGCTGCACTTCCTGCATCTTCAGGCGATCCAGAGCGGCATCATCGAGATCCTGACCGCCCTGGGCGGGCTGGCGGTCCTGGTGGTGGGCGGCTACTTCGCTCAGTCTGGGCAGCTCGCGCCCACGCTGGTGCCGTTGGCGACGCTGCTGGCGCTGTCGTCGTTCGGACCAGTCACGGACATCGCCAAGGTTGCCAAGCAGCTTGCCGAGACCCTGGCGGCGTCGCGGCGCGTCTTCGCCGTCCATGATGAGCCGGTTGCCGTGCACGATGGGTCCCTCCGCCAACTGCCCGAGGCCGTCCGGGCGGCCCCGTCGGTCACGTTCGAGAGCGTTACGTTCTCGTACGGTCCGGGCCTGCCGCCGGCCCTGTGCGACGTGTCGTTCTCGATCGAGGCCGGGCAGACGGTGGCGCTGGTCGGGCGTTCCGGCTCCGGCAAGACGACGGCCGCCCACCTGATCCTGCGCTTCTGGGACGCGACGGATGGGCGGATCACCGTTGGCGGCGTCAATGTGCGCGACCTGGAGCTGGACGCCTTACGGCAACAGGTTGGCCTGGTGGCACAGGATACGTACCTGTTCAACAACAGCCTGGGCCACAATCTGCGCTTGGCCCGCCCTGCCGCTCCTGATGCTGACCTGGATCGCGTCACGACCCTCGCCAACGCCGATGGGTTCATCGCGCAGTTGCCTGACGGCTACGAGACGCGCGTCGGGGAGCGCGGCGCGCACCTCTCGGGCGGGCAACGGCAGCGCATTGCCATCGCCCGCGCGCTGCTCAAGGACGCCCCGATCCTGGTGCTGGACGAGGCGACCTCCCACCTGGACGCTGCCAGCGAGCTTCAGGTGCGCGGCGCACTCGACCGCCTGATGCGTGGGCGGACGACGCTTGTCATCGCCCACCGGCTCTCGACCATCCGCAACGCCGACAAGATCGTCGTGCTCGATCGTGGGCGGGTGGTCGAGCAAGGGACCCACGACGAGCTGGTGGCCCGGGGCGGCGTCTACGCCCGGCTGGTGGCGACGCAGCTTGGAGGCATCGGCGTAAGTTTGGGCAACCGGAGCAACGCGACGGATTCAGATGTCGCAATCACGCAGAACGGCGTCCATCATGCGGCCGTCGCGGACGGCAGCGCAGCCTCCTGA
- a CDS encoding mandelate racemase/muconate lactonizing enzyme family protein — MTRIVAVHAHYLRAQLPEPFGWSVYTTPIRQALLVEVQTDDGLVGWGESGSGTLSRAGAVFIEDVLAPLAVGEDPFDLARIAQKVATTFDRAGWTGDFGMQAWSGLEVALWDVMGKATGRPVSQLLGGRVRERIMAYATGLYYVPTAPDPTAARQDEARGYVAAGYRAMKMKVGGLTPADDLREVEGIRRAIGDDVLLMADANCAYDSRTAMQIGAGLEASGVAWFEEPVQRGDLAGYDEVRRALRIPITGGEHLGSLDSFREYVSRRTVDILQPDVANCGGLGASRRIAGLAQAFHVRVFPHVWGTPVAVAAGLHFAATLPSTPPTMTATPLAQEPLFEFDSTPHPIRDAMMTDALRPHDGWLTIPSGPGLGVEVDREIVERFKAR; from the coding sequence GTGACTCGCATCGTCGCCGTCCACGCCCACTACCTGCGCGCGCAACTGCCGGAGCCGTTCGGCTGGTCCGTCTACACCACGCCCATCCGTCAGGCATTGCTCGTGGAGGTCCAGACCGACGACGGCCTGGTCGGCTGGGGGGAGAGCGGCTCGGGCACGCTCTCGCGGGCGGGCGCGGTGTTCATCGAGGACGTGCTGGCGCCGCTGGCCGTGGGCGAAGACCCGTTCGACCTTGCCAGGATCGCGCAGAAGGTGGCGACGACCTTCGACCGGGCCGGTTGGACCGGCGACTTCGGCATGCAGGCCTGGAGCGGCCTTGAGGTGGCGCTCTGGGACGTGATGGGAAAGGCGACCGGCCGGCCGGTGAGCCAACTGCTGGGCGGGCGGGTCCGCGAGCGGATCATGGCCTACGCGACCGGCCTCTACTACGTGCCGACCGCGCCCGATCCGACGGCGGCGCGTCAGGACGAGGCGCGCGGATACGTCGCGGCCGGCTACCGAGCGATGAAGATGAAGGTCGGCGGCCTGACTCCGGCCGACGACCTTCGCGAGGTCGAGGGCATTCGCCGGGCCATCGGCGACGACGTGCTGCTGATGGCCGACGCCAACTGCGCCTACGACAGCCGCACCGCGATGCAGATCGGGGCGGGCCTCGAAGCAAGTGGCGTGGCCTGGTTCGAGGAGCCGGTCCAGCGGGGCGACCTCGCCGGGTACGATGAGGTCCGCCGAGCGCTGCGAATCCCGATCACCGGCGGCGAGCACCTGGGCAGCCTGGACAGCTTCCGTGAGTACGTCTCCCGGCGGACGGTCGATATCCTGCAGCCGGATGTGGCGAATTGCGGCGGACTTGGAGCCAGCCGGCGGATCGCCGGGCTGGCGCAGGCGTTTCATGTACGGGTCTTCCCGCACGTCTGGGGGACGCCCGTTGCCGTTGCGGCTGGGTTGCACTTCGCGGCGACGCTCCCGTCAACGCCCCCGACCATGACGGCCACGCCGCTGGCCCAGGAGCCGCTGTTCGAGTTCGACAGCACGCCCCACCCGATCCGCGACGCGATGATGACGGATGCGCTCCGTCCGCACGACGGCTGGCTCACCATCCCGAGCGGCCCCGGGCTGGGCGTCGAGGTTGACCGCGAGATCGTGGAACGGTTCAAGGCGCGCTGA
- a CDS encoding TIGR03560 family F420-dependent LLM class oxidoreductase produces the protein MPKGLRFGICTDQNMSWELTAERWRLYEDLGFDSLWDCDHYVQPSRPTGPYHEGWTLLAGLAAVTRKARIGVLVSCNTFRHPALVAKMAATIDHISGGRVDVGLGAGWYVPEHTMYGIEFPSPPELVSRFREAVEIVDSLLRNEVTTYQGAHYQLQEAAFRPQPLQRPRPPLTLGAHGPKMMRIVAQYGDAWNSFGTVDEMRQRNQVLDEQCAAVGRDPSEIWRGLYGWASLMPADPWQSLDAFADMVGQYQAVGVNEFIIDQPGAEQLPMAERIATDLLPKLRASAQ, from the coding sequence GTGCCGAAGGGGCTGCGTTTCGGCATCTGCACGGACCAGAACATGTCCTGGGAGCTGACTGCCGAGCGCTGGCGGCTCTACGAGGATCTCGGCTTTGACAGCCTGTGGGACTGCGATCACTATGTCCAGCCCAGCCGGCCGACCGGCCCCTACCACGAGGGCTGGACGCTGCTCGCGGGCCTCGCAGCCGTCACCAGGAAGGCACGGATCGGCGTCCTGGTCAGCTGCAACACGTTCCGCCACCCGGCGCTGGTCGCCAAGATGGCCGCGACCATCGACCATATCTCGGGTGGCCGCGTCGATGTGGGCCTTGGGGCCGGCTGGTACGTGCCCGAGCACACCATGTACGGCATCGAGTTCCCCTCGCCGCCGGAGCTGGTCTCACGGTTCCGCGAGGCCGTCGAGATCGTGGACAGCCTCCTCCGCAACGAGGTGACCACCTACCAGGGCGCGCACTACCAGCTGCAGGAGGCGGCGTTCCGGCCGCAGCCGCTCCAGCGACCCCGGCCGCCGCTGACGCTCGGCGCGCACGGCCCGAAGATGATGCGGATCGTGGCCCAGTACGGCGACGCCTGGAACTCGTTCGGGACCGTGGACGAGATGCGCCAGCGCAATCAGGTGCTGGACGAGCAGTGCGCCGCTGTCGGGCGTGACCCATCCGAGATCTGGCGCGGCCTGTACGGCTGGGCCTCGTTGATGCCGGCCGATCCGTGGCAGTCGCTCGACGCCTTCGCCGACATGGTCGGCCAGTACCAGGCGGTCGGCGTCAACGAGTTCATCATCGATCAGCCGGGCGCGGAGCAGTTGCCGATGGCCGAGCGCATCGCCACGGACCTGTTGCCGAAGCTCCGCGCGTCCGCGCAGTAG